A single genomic interval of Microbacterium sp. LWO14-1.2 harbors:
- a CDS encoding very short patch repair endonuclease: MSWASSDAARRTMMGNRRRDTKPELAVRSLIHRAGLRYRVDFAPLGGRRRADIVFSRLRIAVFIDGCFWHSCPTHGTVPASNSDYWIPKLARNMARDRETDALLATAGWTVLRIWEHIAPVDAAATIVQTVRAASSAAR; the protein is encoded by the coding sequence ATGTCATGGGCCTCCAGCGACGCAGCGCGCCGAACAATGATGGGCAACCGCCGGCGCGATACTAAGCCAGAGTTGGCTGTTCGCTCACTGATTCACCGAGCCGGTCTTCGCTATCGAGTGGATTTCGCCCCGCTTGGCGGCAGACGACGGGCCGACATCGTGTTCTCTCGGCTGCGGATCGCGGTGTTCATAGACGGATGCTTCTGGCACTCGTGTCCAACCCACGGCACCGTCCCCGCATCGAACAGCGACTACTGGATTCCGAAGCTCGCGCGAAACATGGCTCGTGACCGCGAGACGGACGCACTGCTTGCAACCGCCGGATGGACGGTCTTGCGGATCTGGGAGCACATCGCGCCCGTGGACGCCGCGGCCACGATCGTTCAAACGGTGCGCGCCGCGAGCTCGGCGGCGCGGTAG